A genomic window from Glycine soja cultivar W05 chromosome 10, ASM419377v2, whole genome shotgun sequence includes:
- the LOC114371348 gene encoding uncharacterized protein LOC114371348, translated as MTELHALQANRTWSLVKLPSGKPLLWVVDGFTKLTIRHMLDVDNSFLYGDLYDEVYMKPPPGMHIFYPSLVCKLQKSLYGLKQASRQWNQKLSSTLLQLNYVQCTSDYSLFVKKTASSFTTLLVYVDEVVLTGNNLAKINSVKQQLHDQFHIKYLGDLKFFLGFEVARSKASLVFNQRKYCLEILSEFGLTSCKRANSPANASVRLNSDEGDLLEDATSIRRLIGRLHNLANTRPDIAFVVQHVSQFVSKLRTPHLQVALRILRHLKGSPGLGLFYSVDNDLKIQVFFDSDWAICPVSRKSITGYCIFLGKSLISWKAKKQTTISRSSTEAVYRALASLACEL; from the exons ATGACAGAACTACATGCTCTTCAGGCTAACAGAACATGGTCTTTGGTTAAGCTTCCTTCAGGCAAGCCTCTTTTGTGGGTTGTAGATGGGTTTACAAAGTTAACTATAAGGCATATG CTTGATGTGGATAATTCCTTTCTATATGGAGACCTCTATGATGAGGTTTACATGAAACCTCCACCTGGCATGCACATTTTTTATCCTAGCCTTGTATGTAAATTGCAAAAATCAttgtatggattgaagcaagctagTAGGCAGTGGAATCAGAAGTTGTCTTCTACTCTCCTTCAACTTAATTATGTTCAGTGTACTTCAGACTATTCCTTGTTTGTCAAGAAAACTGCTTCTTCTTTTACAACATTATTAGTTTATGTTGATGAGGTTGTACTTACTGGAAATAATttagctaaaatcaattcagtCAAACAGCAGCTTCATGATCAATTTCACATTAAATATCTGGGTGATTTGAAGTTTTTCTTAGGCTTTGAGGTTGCAAGATCTAAGGCTAGTTTGGTTTTTAATCAAAGGAAGTATTGTTTGGAAATCCTTTCTGAATTTGGTCTTACTAGTTGCAAGAGAGCCAATTCTCCTGCTAATGCTTCTGTTAGATTGAATTCTGATGAAGGAGATCTTCTAGAAGATGCCACTTCTATCAGGAGACTTATTGGAAGACTCCATAACTTAGCCAATACTCGACCAGACattgcttttgttgttcaacATGTCAGTCAATTTGTTTCCAAGCTTAGAACTCCTCACTTACAAGTTGCTTTAAGGATTTTGAGACATTTGAAGGGATCTCCAGGCTTAGGCCTATTCTATTCTGTTGATAATGACTTGAAGATCCAAGTCTTCTTTGATTCAGATTGGGCGATATGTCCAGTTAGCAGAAAATCAATCACtggttattgtatttttcttGGAAAATCCTTGATCTCTTGGAAAGCTAAGAAACAAACCACAATTTCTAGGAGTTCTACTGAAGCTGTGTATAGAGCTCTTGCTTCTCTTGCTTGTGAATTATAG